The Drosophila teissieri strain GT53w chromosome X, Prin_Dtei_1.1, whole genome shotgun sequence genome has a segment encoding these proteins:
- the LOC122624884 gene encoding cytosolic carboxypeptidase Nna1 isoform X7, whose amino-acid sequence MQKGVKDKENRDSMLGPQICEFQQQPTKQNDGFLGSFLSKGLKTNQLVVNTDEKTLRPVARLKEPRDLFALPKDKDNDCSQQAPRWPVECQVIEERITHIPYVPAVPEPLNAPTGNELKPRPVGEENGIVVFSYSPISAVNYEKPKAKKEDDESSDESDYSSDSRQDSTPPSRSTPMRLAGGGGCAPGKLSSVSKMINSVDNRSTSASLDDNDDEYDDEYDTSGGYCGGSGEAKEKAIIKDLIEAKKKRYQEEAAVTPVGGGTARNSRAASRSEASKDPSAIDDIWKNNTSEYKPASPRYVLSQFGKNVAKAMIDRIVDHEDLVPPSGSQKFSRSAVGGARFMTNCHPMNPEEYDGLEFESRFESGNLAKAVQITPTYYELYLRPDLYTSRSKQWFYFRVRRTRRKMLYRFSIVNLVKSDSLYNDGMQPVMYSTLGAKEKSEGWRRCGDNICYYRNDDESASNSANEDDEDNSTYTLTFTIEFEHDDDTVFFAHSYPYTYSDLQDYLMEIQRHPVKSKFCKLRLLCRTLAGNNVYYLTVTAPSSNEENMRRKKSIVVSARVHPSETPASWMMKGLMDFITGDTTVAKRLRHKFIFKLVPMLNPDGVIVGNTRNSLTGKDLNRQYRTVIRETYPSIWYTKAMIRRLIEECGVAMYCDMHAHSRKHNIFIYGCENKRNPEKKLTEQVFPLMLHKNSADRFSFESCKFKIQRSKEGTGRIVVWMLGITNSYTIEASFGGSSLGSRKGTHFNTQDYEHMGRAFCETLLDYCDENPNKVKRHAKLFKQIKKIRKREKREQKALKLQKMADQGCIMNDKLKVKRSVEKSVS is encoded by the exons ATGCAGAAGGGCGTCAAGGACAAGGAGAACCGGGATTCGATGCTGGGTCCGCAGATCTGTGAGTTCCAGCAACAGCCAACCAAGCAAAACGATG GCTTCCTTGGCAGTTTCCTATCGAAGGGCCTGAAGACCAATCAGCTGGTTGTGAATACGGATGAGAAGACCCTGCGACCAGTTGCACGTCTGAAGGAGCCGCGCGATCTCTTCGCCCTGCCGAAGGACAAGGACAATGACTGCTCACAGCAGGCCCCCAGATGGCCGGTGGAATGCCAG GTCATCGAGGAGCGCATCACACACATTCCGTACGTGCCCGCTGTGCCGGAGCCGCTCAATGCTCCGACGGGAAACGAGCTGAAACCACGTCCCGTGGGCGAGGAGAACGGCATCGTGGTGTTCAGCTACAGTCCAATTAGCGCCGTCAACTAT GAAAAGCCCAAGGCGAAGAAGGAGGACGATGAGTCCAGCGACGAATCGGACTATTCCTCGGACTCACGCCAGGACTCGACGCCTCCGAGCCGGTCCACGCCCATGCGCCTGGCGGGCGGCGGTGGATGTGCACCGGGCAAACTGAGCAGCGTGTCCAAGATGATCAACAGCGTGGACAATCGGTCCACCAGTGCGTCCCTGGACGACAACGATGACGAATACGATGACGAATACGATACCTCCGGCGGTTATTGTGGCGGAAGTGGCGAGGCCAAGGAGAAGGCAATCATCAAGGATCTCATCGAGGCGAAGAAGAAGCGCTAccaggaggaggcggcggtcACGCCCGTCGGTGGCGGTACAGCCCGGAATTCGAGGGCCGCCAGCCGTTCGGAGGCCAGCAAAGATCCCAGCGCTATTGATGACATCTGGAAGAACAACACCAGCGAATATAAGCCCGCCTCGCCGCGCTATGTGCTCAGTCAGTTCGGAAAGAATGTGGCCAAGGCGATGATCGACCGGATAGTGGATCACGAAGATCTCGTCCCGCCATCGGGATCCCAAAAG TTCAGCCGTTCGGCCGTCGGTGGTGCCCGCTTCATGACCAATTGCCATCCCATGAATCCGGAGGAGTACGATGGACTGGAATTTGAATCGCGCTTCGAGAGCGGCAACCTGGCCAAGGCGGTCCAAATCACGCCCACCTACTACGAGCTCTACCTGCGACCCGATCTCTACACCAGCCGGTCCAAGCAGTGGTTCTACTTCCGCGTGCGGCGCACCAGGCGCAAGATGCTCTACCGCTTCTCCATTGTCAATCTGGTCAAGTCGGACAGTCTGTACAACGATGGCATGCAGCCGGTCATGTACTCCACGCTGGGCGCCAAGGAGAAGAGCGAAGGCTGGCGGAGATGCGGCGACAACATCTGCTACTATCGCAACGATGATGA AAGTGCCAGCAATAGCGCCaacgaggacgacgaggacaaCTCCACGTACACGCTGACCTTCACCATTGAGTTCGAGCACGACGACGACACGGTGTTCTTTGCGCACAGCTATCCGTACACCTATAGCGACCTGCAGGACTACCTCATGGAGATCCAGCGCCATCCGGTCAAGTCAAAGTTCTGCAAGCTGCGCCTGCTCTGCCGCACCTTGGCTGGCAATAATGTCTACTACCTGACGGTGACGGCGCCCTCCTCCAACGAGGAGAACATGCGG CGCAAGAAATCGATTGTGGTGTCGGCGCGTGTGCATCCCAGCGAGACGCCAGCCTCGTGGATGATGAAGGGTCTGATGGACTTCATCACTGGGGACACCACGGTGGCCAAGCGGCTGCGGCACAAGTTCATATTCAAATTGGTGCCCATGCTGAATCCGGACGGAGTCATTGTGGGCAACACCCGTAACTCGCTGACCGGCAAGGACCTCAACCGCCAGTACCGAACGGTAATACGCGAGACATATCCATCCATTTGGTATACCAAAGCCATGATTAGAAG ACTGATTGAGGAATGCGGCGTGGCCATGTACTGTGATATGCACGCCCACTCACGAAAGCACAACATATTCATATATGGCTGTGAGAACAAGCGCAACCCGGAGAAGAAGCTAACCGAGCAGGTCTTTCCGCTGATGTTGCACAAGAACAGTGCTGATCGG TTCTCCTTCGAGAGCTGCAAGTTCAAGATACAGCGCAGCAAGGAGGGCACCGGGCGTATCGTGGTCTGGATGCTGGGCATCACCAACAGCTATACGATCGAGGCCTCCTTTGGCGGCTCCTCGCTGGGATCGCGCAAGGGGACGCACTTCAACACGCAG GACTACGAGCACATGGGACGAGCATTTTGTGAGACACTTCTGGACTACTGCGATGAGAATCCGAACAAAGTAAAGCGGCACGCAAAGttgtttaaacaaatcaaaaagaTAAGAAAACGCGAGAAACGCGAACAGAAAGCATTGAAATTACAGAAAATGGCCGATCAGGGATGTATAATGAACGACAAATTGAAAGTGAAACGTTCTGTGGAGAAGAGTGTCTCCTAG
- the LOC122624884 gene encoding cytosolic carboxypeptidase Nna1 isoform X5, producing MRLAGGGGCAPGKLSSVSKMINSVDNRSTSASLDDNDDEYDDEYDTSGGYCGGSGEAKEKAIIKDLIEAKKKRYQEEAAVTPVGGGTARNSRAASRSEASKDPSAIDDIWKNNTSEYKPASPRYVLSQFGKNVAKAMIDRIVDHEDLVPPSGSQKVSNQFAVGPVKLPKTNMARLEVAFERSACYKRSISSLRRELVPGGQTVGSHRRRGSSSEEDSSSSGLGDEEEEDDNDSDSDAENAGSGGGGLRRILGSYSARLAGGAEKRPCPGSGSVSDTETLVGDESRSRLASSNGLYQQDHIRSRSRQSQVRPPLRAVPHTHAATVAAAAAALARGRHRDKDGCLGSKDEKNMGAGVGTTGTGTGTRTRTSSPVGNNVFRLSKDQQLLLNSMTSQETTSTLISSTSTNQTTTTNSSQSFFCSDLPQAQFSRSAVGGARFMTNCHPMNPEEYDGLEFESRFESGNLAKAVQITPTYYELYLRPDLYTSRSKQWFYFRVRRTRRKMLYRFSIVNLVKSDSLYNDGMQPVMYSTLGAKEKSEGWRRCGDNICYYRNDDESASNSANEDDEDNSTYTLTFTIEFEHDDDTVFFAHSYPYTYSDLQDYLMEIQRHPVKSKFCKLRLLCRTLAGNNVYYLTVTAPSSNEENMRRKKSIVVSARVHPSETPASWMMKGLMDFITGDTTVAKRLRHKFIFKLVPMLNPDGVIVGNTRNSLTGKDLNRQYRTVIRETYPSIWYTKAMIRRLIEECGVAMYCDMHAHSRKHNIFIYGCENKRNPEKKLTEQVFPLMLHKNSADRFSFESCKFKIQRSKEGTGRIVVWMLGITNSYTIEASFGGSSLGSRKGTHFNTQDYEHMGRAFCETLLDYCDENPNKVKRHAKLFKQIKKIRKREKREQKALKLQKMADQILNLLKQQDRLRSKIIERLMREGSSADEPLNIPLSDYSSDEGNCSSSSDNEGKHSITASDLEGPCCAPTRAPPSSPEVIHEIRKFRMRRMRKVMHELDRIYFTPLFQRKFKTLTTLKRRRQKMGVKAAPNAKRLRGGGVPAVATTTPASAVQAGASIVETNDGQKQQQPQRQLARNLPMNGAQSIAAQSSDSTDSMDSSQSESLQEPDCSSASTGVSKEVTRKAKSSGAGSKKTAKKKKFMPTEKKKPVVNQKLHVDRNFRLWLANRRIYIYRRKKSTQARRTKVRNKPQKKRGEVVRTTLDLPTTDPGSDLHFSTDDEEHSPTSGQNGYGAVAPLRHTLLQSDLQRRYIEEIGDTVVQKPKAAHMPPELIVTTPSKSGTPGGGKKLDVYKLTPRTAPELDTGMGMMQRQAGGTGTSARRTYSWHNLDQQEIPNGNSGGQGKANFYMGDSKPAIKAITKPPPRRSVPSNFIPQRHGNAQTADDLQLKLSLKKKVWTGAHGDADGRPLAWYKGHSIAASQMATTTTTIRSAGGGAGGGGGGTVAGGGGGAGAGGQNRNMFTSSGREQTAASGGITMGMPPAFVGAPRRPRKLEQVDLFNACSQKLLLWQQQEEHKRSHPQPAQRLLKVDDPPPHSRDRDRDRDRDQQSFKPVHMAKKTTVTSQAKVIQALVAVESGGKVKRKSSSMMKIAETTQLVTRFARNRNSAGGATVQQQQQQQQPPQHMHHQHQRLLFKGQGGAGAMGARMHSAGVMGHMQGNGGGRAPNKFKTGGLVITAVQQPTNMAGGSSRRMRNAAGLQAKGSNGALGSSSGQMQYQRSNGNVQANKSATGISLDTVNLVRKVKTKLKKRKSRTLSTGAPK from the exons ATGCGCCTGGCGGGCGGCGGTGGATGTGCACCGGGCAAACTGAGCAGCGTGTCCAAGATGATCAACAGCGTGGACAATCGGTCCACCAGTGCGTCCCTGGACGACAACGATGACGAATACGATGACGAATACGATACCTCCGGCGGTTATTGTGGCGGAAGTGGCGAGGCCAAGGAGAAGGCAATCATCAAGGATCTCATCGAGGCGAAGAAGAAGCGCTAccaggaggaggcggcggtcACGCCCGTCGGTGGCGGTACAGCCCGGAATTCGAGGGCCGCCAGCCGTTCGGAGGCCAGCAAAGATCCCAGCGCTATTGATGACATCTGGAAGAACAACACCAGCGAATATAAGCCCGCCTCGCCGCGCTATGTGCTCAGTCAGTTCGGAAAGAATGTGGCCAAGGCGATGATCGACCGGATAGTGGATCACGAAGATCTCGTCCCGCCATCGGGATCCCAAAAGGTATCGAATCAGTTCGCCGTAGGCCCCGTCAAGTTGCCCAAAACCAATATGGCCCGCTTAGAGGTGGCCTTCGAGCGCAGTGCCTGCTACAAAAGATCCATCTCGAGTTTGAGAAGGGAACTCGTCCCGGGTGGGCAAACGGTTGGCAGCCATCGCCGTAGGGGAAGCAGCTCTGAGGAGGACAGCAGTAGCTCTGGTTTGGGTGACGAAGAAGAGGAGGATGACAATGATTCCGACTCGGACGCAGAGAATGCGGGcagtggcggcggtggcttgCGCCGAATCTTGGGTAGCTACTCGGCCCGGCTGGCAGGTGGCGCCGAGAAGCGTCCTTGTCCCGGTTCCGGATCCGTTTCGGATACCGAAACCTTGGTGGGAGACGAGAGCAGGAGCCGGCTGGCTAGTT CTAATGGTCTGTATCAGCAAGACCATATCCGCTCTAGGAGTCGCCAGTCGCAAGTGCGACCCCCCCTTCGAGCGGTGCCCCACACCCATGCGGCCAcagtggcggcggcggcagcggcgctCGCCAGGGGGCGCCACCGCGACAAGGACGGTTGTCTGGGTAGCAAGGACGAAAAGAATATGGGAGCGGGAGTGGGAAcaactggcactggcactggcactcgCACCCGCACCTCCTCTCCCGTTGGCAACAACGTCTTCCGGCTGAGCAAGGATCAGCAGCTATTGCTGAATTCGATGACCAGCCAGGAGACGACCAGCACACTGATCTCGTCGACAAGTACTAACCAGACGACGACCACCAACTCGTCGCAATCGTTTTTCTGCTCCGATTTACCCCAAGCGCAGTTCAGCCGTTCGGCCGTCGGTGGTGCCCGCTTCATGACCAATTGCCATCCCATGAATCCGGAGGAGTACGATGGACTGGAATTTGAATCGCGCTTCGAGAGCGGCAACCTGGCCAAGGCGGTCCAAATCACGCCCACCTACTACGAGCTCTACCTGCGACCCGATCTCTACACCAGCCGGTCCAAGCAGTGGTTCTACTTCCGCGTGCGGCGCACCAGGCGCAAGATGCTCTACCGCTTCTCCATTGTCAATCTGGTCAAGTCGGACAGTCTGTACAACGATGGCATGCAGCCGGTCATGTACTCCACGCTGGGCGCCAAGGAGAAGAGCGAAGGCTGGCGGAGATGCGGCGACAACATCTGCTACTATCGCAACGATGATGA AAGTGCCAGCAATAGCGCCaacgaggacgacgaggacaaCTCCACGTACACGCTGACCTTCACCATTGAGTTCGAGCACGACGACGACACGGTGTTCTTTGCGCACAGCTATCCGTACACCTATAGCGACCTGCAGGACTACCTCATGGAGATCCAGCGCCATCCGGTCAAGTCAAAGTTCTGCAAGCTGCGCCTGCTCTGCCGCACCTTGGCTGGCAATAATGTCTACTACCTGACGGTGACGGCGCCCTCCTCCAACGAGGAGAACATGCGG CGCAAGAAATCGATTGTGGTGTCGGCGCGTGTGCATCCCAGCGAGACGCCAGCCTCGTGGATGATGAAGGGTCTGATGGACTTCATCACTGGGGACACCACGGTGGCCAAGCGGCTGCGGCACAAGTTCATATTCAAATTGGTGCCCATGCTGAATCCGGACGGAGTCATTGTGGGCAACACCCGTAACTCGCTGACCGGCAAGGACCTCAACCGCCAGTACCGAACGGTAATACGCGAGACATATCCATCCATTTGGTATACCAAAGCCATGATTAGAAG ACTGATTGAGGAATGCGGCGTGGCCATGTACTGTGATATGCACGCCCACTCACGAAAGCACAACATATTCATATATGGCTGTGAGAACAAGCGCAACCCGGAGAAGAAGCTAACCGAGCAGGTCTTTCCGCTGATGTTGCACAAGAACAGTGCTGATCGG TTCTCCTTCGAGAGCTGCAAGTTCAAGATACAGCGCAGCAAGGAGGGCACCGGGCGTATCGTGGTCTGGATGCTGGGCATCACCAACAGCTATACGATCGAGGCCTCCTTTGGCGGCTCCTCGCTGGGATCGCGCAAGGGGACGCACTTCAACACGCAG GACTACGAGCACATGGGACGAGCATTTTGTGAGACACTTCTGGACTACTGCGATGAGAATCCGAACAAAGTAAAGCGGCACGCAAAGttgtttaaacaaatcaaaaagaTAAGAAAACGCGAGAAACGCGAACAGAAAGCATTGAAATTACAGAAAATGGCCGATCAG attttaaatttactcAAACAACAGGACAGGCTACGATCCAAAATTATCGAAAGACTGATGCGAGAAGGCTCCAGTGCCGACGAGCCATTGAATATCCCCTTGTCGGATTACTCAAG CGACGAGGGCAACTGCAGCTCCAGTTCGGACAATGAGGGCAAGCACTCGATAACGGCGTCCGATCTGGAGGGACCATGTTGTGCTCCCACCCGCGCACCGCCTAGTTCGCCCGAGGTGATACACGAAATTCGCAAG TTTCGCATGCGACGCATGCGCAAGGTGATGCACGAGCTGGACAGGATCTACTTTACGCCACTGTTCCAGCGCAAATTCAAAACCCTAACGACCCTGAAGAGGCGGCGTCAGAAAATGGGCGTTAAGGCGGCTCCAAATGCGAAACGCCTTCGCGGTGGAGGTGTTCCCGCCGTTGCCACAACCACGCCTGCATCGGCCGTCCAAGCGGGTGCATCCATTGTGGAGACCAACGATGGCcagaaacaacagcagccgcagagaCAACTGGCCAGGAATTTGCCTATGAATGGTGCTCAATCAATTGCAGCCCAGAGTTCGGACAGTACAGATAGCATGGATTCCTCGCAATCGGAATCGCTACAGGAGCCGGATTGTTCGAGTGCCAGCACCGGAGTGAGCAAAGAGGTCACGAGGAAGGCCAAGTCGAGTGGGGCAGGCAGCAAGAAGAcggccaaaaagaagaagttCATGCCCACGGAGAAGAAGAAGCCGGTGGTCAATCAGAAGCTGCACGTTGATCGCAATTTCCGGCTGTGGCTGGCCAACAGGCGCATCTACATCTATCGTCGTAAGAAG TCCACGCAGGCGCGTCGCACTAAGGTAAGAAACAAGCCCCAGAAGAAACGTGGCGAGGTGGTGCGCACCACACTGGACCTGCCCACAACGGATCCGGGCTCGGATCTGCACTTCTCCACCGACGACGAGGAGCACTCGCCGACGTCCGGACAAAATGGTTACGGTGCAGTGGCTCCGCTACGGCACACGCTGCTCCAGAGCGATCTGCAGAGGCGGTACATCGAGGAAATTGGCGATACGGTGGTGCAGAAACCAAAGGCGGCGCACATGCCACCGGAACTGATTGTGACCACGCCCTCGAAGAGCGGCACACCGGGCGGCGGCAAAAAGCTGGATGTCTACAAGCTGACGCCTCGCACTGCCCCAGAATTGGACACGGGAATGGGCATGATGCAACGGCAGGCCGGCGGAACTGGAACATCCGCCAGACGCACCTACTCGTGGCACAATCTCGATCAGCAGGAGATTCCCAATGGCAACAGCGGCGGCCAGGGCAAGGCCAACTTCTACATGGGCGATTCCAAGCCAGCGATAAAGGCGATAACAAAACCGCCCCCCAGAAG GAGTGTGCCGAGCAACTTCATTCCCCAGCGACATGGCAATGCGCAAACGGCCGATGACCTGCAGCTCAAGCTGTCGCTGAAGAAGAAAGTGTGGACTGGTGCGCACGGGGATGCGGATGGTCGACCTCTGGCCTGGTACAAGGGTCACTCGATAGCAGCATCCCAAATGGCCACCACTACGACCACCATACGAAGTGCAGGCGGTggtgctggaggaggagggggaggaaCTGTAGCgggtggcggtggaggtgcaggtgcaggtgGTCAGAACCGAAACATGTTCACCTCCAGCGGCAGGGAGCAGACAGCTGCGTCCGGCGGCATCACCATGGGCATGCCACCCGCCTTTGTGGGCGCACCACGGAGACCCAGAAAACTGGAGCAAGTTGATCTCTTCAA TGCCTGTTCCCagaagctgctgctgtggcagcaacaggagGAGCACAAGCGCTCCCATCCGCAACCGGCGCAGCGCCTACTAAAAGTGGACGATCCCCCGCCACATTCTAGGGATCGGGACCGCGACCGTGACCGGGACCAGCAATCCTTCAAGCCCGTGCACATGGCCAAAAAGACAACGGTTACCAGCCAGGCCAAAGTCATTCAGGCTTTGGTGGCAGTCGAGTCCGGCGGCAAGGTGAAACGCAAGTCCAGCAGCATGATGAAGATAGCAGAGACCACCCAGCTGGTGACTCGATTCGCCCGGAATCGCAACAGCGCCGGAGGAGCAACagtacaacaacagcagcagcagcagcagccaccacaacacatgcaccaccagcaccagcggTTGTTGTTCAAGGGCCAAGGTGGTGCGGGAGCCATGGGCGCGCGGATGCACTCTGCCGGCGTGATGGGTCACATGCAGGGCAACGGCGGTGGACGTGCGCCCAACAAATTCAAGACCGGCGGCCTGGTGATCACAGCCGTGCAGCAGCCGACCAACATGGCCGGCGGAAGCTCAAGGCGGATGAGAAATGCTGCCGGTTTGCAGGCGAAGGGCAGCAATGGCGCCTTGGGATCATCGTCCGGTCAAATGCAGTACCAGCGCAGCAATGGCAATGTCCAGGCCAACAAATCCGCAACAGGAATCTCGCTGGACACCGTGAATCTGGTGCGAAAGGTGAAGACCAAGCTGAAGAAGCGCAAATCGCGAACTTTGTCAACCGGTGCACCGAAATAA